One Magnolia sinica isolate HGM2019 chromosome 2, MsV1, whole genome shotgun sequence genomic window, caaaaagtgggccccgcgGTGATCAGAAACTCCATCTGGTCCGTTCAAATGGACTAAATCCTAGTAAAACACTGTggatgatgattgaccattaacggCCCTCTCATCTTCTCCGTTAGAACGTCTAACCCATGCcaacgagatgggccccaccaaggacGAAAAGttgcttttctggtgggccattacAGTGGGAATCCATCCCCAAGGTCGGATGGACCCTATGCACATGAGCTTTTAAGGAGGGCCGTGGCAAGGGCTATTTTTCGTCCCAGTCGTTGGCTGAAACATGCAAGAAATCTCCCTCGGTTATAAGAGCCGTTAGGTCACCTCGGGATCCCCAccagagaaaggaaaggaaggagaataggagagagtgagagagaggcaGCAGGGGTGCCGCACCAAGCTCcgaatcagctcgactcggtctaTTCTCAGCCACTCAGGCAGGGCGAGTCGCTGCCCCACCAAGTTCTGGGATCGGGATCTTTCATCAGGTAAGGCCCTTAGATGTTTCAGTTATCTCCTAACAGCCATGAGATCTTACTAACCCGGGACGAATATCCGCAGGTGtgggtcatccaacccattgcaGCGGTTGTAGCTGTACTGtgcttgagtcaactcaactagcAGCGGAGTAGGCCAGGTGACACTTAATCTCCCTTCGTTTTCTTTCCATCCAATAACACATGGCTGTTGGAGTTATTGACGGCTATGATCGATAACCAAATTCAGGCCAGACCCTACTGGTGATGCTAGGCCGAGCTCCATTCTAAACTCTCTGATACCCTCCTAACTCAGTTGGGCACACCACCTCACTGAGTCagaaactcagtgggccacaccatttctGGGAGCACAACATGAGGGCGCTAATGAACATGCTATCTTGCTTTATGTCCGATGGTTCCTGTTGATCAGGAATACTACGGGGAGTTGGTGCTTCGAAATCGGAAGGGTGGAAGGAGTTATCCCTAAGACACGTTTACTCCAGACGACGAACTCTAGGTTTGAGATCCTTGCCATCTTCATGCAATTTTCCAGCCTCACTGAGAAATATCTTAATGGGTCGcaccacacacatcacagtgggccgcacctgaggaATATCTCAATGGGCAACACCATGACTCACAGGGGCCCCACTGAGTTACACACTCAATGTGCCAcaccataaatcacagtgggctgcaccaagttgcaagctcagtgggccacaccgtaaatcttagtgggccgcaccaagcAGTGCTATGGGCCAACCTTTCCATGTAATGGCACAGCCCTTAAAACCCTGCAGTGGGCCCAATCCCCTTTGCAACCATGCCGCTGGGCCAGAAAATGGCCTAGCTTATTAGGAGTTCTGGTCAGCGAATGCTAGGTCAAGGACTGTTTAGCCGGCCCACCCTTGAGAACGCTGGGCTGAGACGGCACATCCCGCTTAGGTTGTCAACAAGTGCACTGCTGGGCCAAAATGAATCAGCCCAGTGCTCAATAGGTGCCTAGTTGGGCCAGGACAAGTCAGCCCAGCCTATGCGGGTCCCTGATGAGCTGTTGGGCTAGAAAATGGCCCAGCTTAAAGGTATTTCAAGTGGCCGTTGGGACAACACGAGCCCAGCCTAGTAGCCGTTgggattttattaaaaaaaatgactGGTGGGCCGAAAACCAGTCGACCCACCTTGGAATTATAATGTGTTGGGCCAAAAATGGCCCATtcagtgcccccccccccccccccccctcgggtAGATATTATTGTTGGGCCGGATATGAATCCAGCCCAGTTCTGCTGGTGCACGAGTGTGGCCCATTGGCCAGCTGGGTCGTCTGTTGTTGGGCCAGGGACGGCTAGCCCAGCCCAATTTCTAGGCATCTATTGGGTCTAACAGGCTGGGCCCAATCAGGCCCAATTCAGGCCTTAATTATGGGTAGATTCCATGCCCAATCTGGGCCACTTGTTAGACAAAATGTGGTGGGCCTGGTCACTCTAATGCAGGCCCAAATGACCttattcataggacctttcaaaTCCCCACACAACTTCAATGTGTTAGTTAGATAAAACCTTGGGAACACTTAACTAATACAAACTATGACTTTAGgagattacttgtgtgattttgtGCCGCAAGGTTCTCACAGGAACTTAGATTGAGGATGGGAATATGACCCTACAGGTGATGATttctccccttgagctttccatctctaaatcgGACCAAGGATAGTCTTTATAATATATACGAATGATATCCTAGAATTGGTTAATCACTTGATTAGTTTACTTGAATACATGTCTTAGAATTGATTAAATCTCTTGATTAGTTTACTTGAATACATGTTTTAGAATTGATTAAATTACTTGATTAGCTTACTTGAATACATGCCTTAGAATTGATAAGTTATGATCATACATATCCAATATGAATGTTAGAACTTGACTATTTAAGTGACTCTTGAATTATATGGATACATGAGTCTTACTTTGATTATTGAATTATGCCTTAGTCACTTCAGATAGTTCGCTACTTAATCTCCATGTCATCCCCTCGTATTATTTTATTGTTTATAAGACACATATGAATCGAAATCTCTctaggaaaatctctatttaAAGAGAGTCTGTACTTAGGGTGTAATGAGGTTGATTGTGATAAGactagaccctcaacatggaggttatatTAGTGGCAGTTTAATTCATGGGatttaccatctatggagtgattccacctaCCTGACTATGAAATGATCCTTTCAACATTTTTATCACCGCTGTTTATTCACATTTAAATCATATATATGGACTCATTGTAATCGTTTTATTTAATATCTTCAACACTTCATTCCTATTCAACATACGATGGTAGTTTCCTatacattgagaattgattggctatgtgttgatgggttctatccacaccctaaggcggtagactcatgggccggagATGGTGGAATAAGACACTATGCCccagttgtcggcctatgctaggtgacgATCCCCTCATAGTAACCTTGAGCTTTATTGAACCGGCTGACTATAATTGTATTAATAACGGTTTGgttaatcatacatacatggcatattgacgatgacgggtggatatttctgtatgttgtagcacgtgccttcGAGTtatcggggtatcgtttcgctagctgcTAGACTACCAACTATTGATTAACGTACATGATGTACGATAGGCAGTCATTATGcggtacgtgatgtacgcacgtgatgtgcttcgctaatggccAGCTTTTACATGAGTGATGAGCCCAACTGCcgattggatgagcatccctaggtcaATGATGCATTCACATATCAATGCATAGAATAAGACTACATTTTGTTATGTTTTATTTGCCTGTTTACTTTCATGCTATACTTGTCTAAGGCGGTGATGTGTAATATTAAGGGAAATTCATACTGAATTGGTCACTCATTTATCAATGTCCAATCATATAGAAGACGCTGGTGCAGGTACGAAAGATTATGGCGCAGACCTCGGGACTGCTGCAACTGGAGCAGATGAGCAGCTGTTCGAGGAGGAGCCGCATCAAGAAGCGGCTAAATACTTTGGATTGAATTAGTAGATATAGATGTTGTTGGTTTTTTTAGAacatttgaacttgagattttatATTTGGGTCCCTAGCTGTGTGGACCAAGATGTTGTTATACGGTTTGTGGCCTATGCTACACCTAATTTCGCTATTacactttgattttattttgattgcCACTTAATGATTTATTAACTCCCGGGTTTTTAGGAAGCAAGTTGTATATtcgggttctgaaaaccggggcgttacagatATGGTCTTGGTGGAGCTCGACACTATTCAGAGAGAAGTGTCACTTCCTGGCCGTTTAGAATCTCCTTGGTCATGAGTGGCACTGGTCGATCGTGTGGCTCGTCATGGACATTCGAGTCAACCTAGCATGTCCATCCAGCTCATTTTCACATATAACAGTTGTCATTCCTCatgagaaccaatcagagtagctTACGTGTGATCTGTACAGATCCACATGGTGCTTTTGAAGATCTACAGAGATATACGGAGAAGGTTTCTTAATAACATAGCTGGAATTCATCAAGCAATGCCACGTATTTATGAAGATGGTCGATTGTGAAGGATCGGTTACAGGGCAGAtaatagaaaaaggagaagaaggtaGTGGTGTTGAATAATTATAGTAACCGTCAAGATGTGGGAAGCATCTAGATGGCCagattaaggttataaatagcaaaggaattcaATAGGAAGATTTCGTCTCATACCAATCAAATCAAACCCAACATCATccttcaattatcctttcaattactaatcaattacattccttaatgtaatcctttacttttcctgCCAAGTATATTATATTTCTTACTGTAATTCTTTACTCTTAGCTTGCCatttacatttcgtagtgtaatccatgacgttaatcaagtagctgataatcttagctgtaatttgagtgtAGGCTTGCACGCCCTGATTTAGTTCTGCATCCGGAGAGATAATTTGTAGTCGTTCTTCATGATCAATTGTAAGTATCCCTTTCTCATTTCTCTTTATCTATAATGAAAAGTCTTTTTGTACGGAAgacaaaggtgtaacccatcattagaggataAACCACACCCTCTGAATATCGTCTGATCTTATTTACACATTgagtgagtggttgaataggcgaccAATCTCATCAAATCTCAATCATACACTGTATTTGCCTATCTTGGCCCTTGGggcatagttgttcggtttgaattgagccataaACGCAATTCTAACATGTCGGTATACTTGCAGTCGAAAATAGAGCAACAACAATAGCAACCGTCAAGACAGAAAGCATCTAGATGGACAaattaaggttataaatagcaaagaaatttAGCATGAagatttcatctcataccaaccaaatcaaaCCCAACATTATcattcaattatcctttcaattactagTCAATTACATTCCCTattgtaatcctttacttttcctgtccagtaaattacatttcttagtgtaattctttactttcAACTTGTCATTTACATTACATACTATAATCTATGACATTAATTAAGTAGCTGATAATCTTAGCTGTAATTCGAGTCTACGCTCGCATGCTAGATTCAGTTCTACATCAGGAAATGTGTTTTACAGCTATTCTTCATGATCGGTAATTTAAGTCTACGCTCACATTCTAGATTCAGTTCTATATCAGGAATGTGTTTTACAACTATTCTTCATGATCGACTGTAAgaatttttttctcatttctcttTATCTACAACGAAAAGTCCTTTCATCCGAAAGGCAAAGATGTAATTACCCATCATCAGAAGACGAACCCTATCCTCTAAATATCATCTTATCATGTTCACATATTGAACAAGAGGTTGAATAGGCAAGCTAGTTCATCATATTTTGGTTATACACTATATCTTGACACTTGAAGTTATAGTTGTTCAATTTAAATTGAGCTACATATCTTATGACACACGTCCGCCTACGTACACCTGAAAACAGAGCAACAACACCCATCATATATCCTTAACAACTTTTGCACAATTATTCTTCACTCAGCAATTTAGACGATTGCTTAGTTGATAATGTGGAATCCAACTATattagtgtaaaattttcatcatacatgacaaaaaattttaaatatacgaCGTAAATACATCCAGATCACACGAAAATCTATGATTGGCTTTATCAGGAATGGGCGACAACGAATGAACAAGACCCACCCGTTATTCGCACCATGTATCATAACGAAGATGTAGCAGAAAGACACGTGGCAATTCCAGCCATGTTAAAACGGAAAATAGATTGCGTCGTGTGCCACACACCACAAACCAAGTAGcgtgttgacatcaccaaattCTATTGGCAAATTATATAGGCCAagctgatgtatatgttataaccAAACCGTCCCTCCCATTGGAGAGACTTTTTTCGGTAAATACATACACagcccaggtggaccacaccacataaagcaatggagattgaacttcGGCCATTAAAAGCTTTCAGGTTCATATAAACTTTGGatcaattttatatattttttttttcattaatttaAGTGTGTGTggccttatgatcaggttggatggccaataaacattatgataagcctaggatggtttcaacggtggaaatcaatgtTCCTGCTGTTTTTTGTGGGGTTGGTTCACTTAAACTCTGGATTGATCTATTTTTGGATTGATGcactaaaatgacctcaaaaaatggatgaacggtgtggatataagacaaacatcatggtggggccacagaacttggtgacgtcaatacaccaccgAGGTTAGTGTCCGTTCGCAGAAAAAGCAAACCGAAATTATCAGTGGGGCAGCTGTCAACCCTTTCGCCGAAGAGACAACACCGAAACTAATCGTCTCTCTCCATTCTTATCTTTACTTGGCTGACACTGTCATCTACAAGCTGACGCATCATCCCTTGCCTCAGTAAGTTCCTGTGTATGCATCGAACTCAACACATACCCTCGCTCCATACTGCAGTCTCATCGGTCAACAAGGAGAAAAATGGGAGCTCTGGATTACCTTTCCGATCTATTCTCATTCCCACGCAGCAACAGCAGCATCAAGAAGCGCAAGCAGTTGCAGGTGTGTATGTgggaatttgaaattttatttccaTCCATCCGCTTTCTACTTTCAGGAACTGAACTAGTACAAATGGAGAAGTGGGTGCATGTGTGTAAATTAGTATATGCTATCAGCGTTTTGATATTAGATTGGATACAGGGCATTTAACATGAACCGCACTATTTTTCTTTTGCTGTCCTAGACCCACATCCCCATCTGTCAGATGCGCTGCTTCATATTCACCCatgtaaccaaaaaaaaaaaacacaatcatgacgAGCCAACACACAGGTACTCTGGATGAAAGAATTATTGAAAAATTACAAGATTCCAAAACTCAAAGAGTAGCCATATCACCTGGGTATATTTAGCGAGGGGCAGAGTAGATTTCGTGCACTTTAATTCCTTTTCCCTAATTTGAGAAAGTTATCTTTTAAGGTACGCTAGCGATTTCCGTTCTCAATTATGGGGAattattatttgtttgttttgGATCAGACGGTGGAGATTAAAGTGAGGATGGATTGTGAAGGCTGCGAGAGGAAGGTGAAGAAGGCCGTTGAAGGCATGAAAGGTACGCCCTTTTTCCGTGTGTATTTGCTCACCTGACATAGGAGGGGCGCTTTGCTGCACACCCCCCATGTAGCGCACGTGTGAGAGATCGGGGCATTCACAACTaaggtgatgtagagcaggtcgcagataatttcatggccaagatagaccaTAAAAAGCCCGATTGGAGATGgagatgatccggaccatcagaacttaaaatggatgtatctcacaaaccggaataaGTTACCGGAtgaaaaatatatgattttagggtaggctGAGCTAATTTAGCCAGCCAAAAATACCATCAAATCTACTGtcatttcctattttaatttcatttttattataaataataaattttagtttgattataacttgccatccgttgggctttaggggtgtgtttgatttttcaaagcttGTGTGAATACCCTTAAATTGTGAAATGGGTAATTATATATCACTTCGTCAGTTTGAAAGTCCATAGAAATTTTTACCTTGGAAATCGGTTCAAAAGAGCTAGTTTAAATTTGTAGACTCCAAGTGATGTGTATGAtatatccacttcgttcatctattttacacCACAATAATTTTGAGGCATTAGCCAAAAAGTGAGGAAGATCCAACATTCAAAtgacccacaccaaaagaaacagtggcctcaAGAGATTTTTAATAGTTagtgttcgattccctttttctcATGGCAAGGTCCTCTTAAGCTATGGGTATGCATTATTTTCTAGCTCATACCATAAATTTATTAGGAATAATAGATAAACAATGTGGATAAGTGACATGCATCACGATGACACTCACAAATATATTGTGGCATTCTcgatttttgcaaaaaaaaagcAGCCGTCGAATCAAACATTAGTAAGAGGAATGTAAATACTAGGGGAAATACTCATTACTTACATGGTATTTACCAATgacttgaaaaatcaaacaagccctaatagTTGTGCCCAACGTAAAAAGTGCATAGAATAATTAGGATAATACCgtgatgaagccaaataggacacttattatttttggtcgaaaaccttgcgGACTAGTAAACATTGCAatagtttataaatagtaagtttactatttacagtaagttgcgaattctaaaagttttagttgtagtttgattctgaaattttttTCCATTGcttagtattcctatttaaagagttgtgagCTGGTTTATTTCATCCATCAGTAGATgttgctcgacctcacgtccttacTGGGTCATGAGGGCAGCGTTTGACTATTAGGTTCGGACAGGCTCAATGTGCGTCCGACCTGATGATGTTGGGTCTTACACTCGTGTGCGACAGTTGCTCGTATTTTGTCaattaaaccttttttttttcaacacgCACCATTTGGCTTCCTTATTTTAGAACATGGCACGAACAGGAATCCAAACTCAAGTGCGCTGCACACCAAGAAAGAATTGAGCTCCCACGGCTGAAACCTTTTCTGatccacacaagttttggatcaggctgatgttTGTTTTATGCCTTCAATcacttggatggcatataaacatcacagttgggcgTTTCTATACTCACTATTTCCGCTTTGAGTATGGCCGATCTCCCACGTGTTCCCCTCCTGTTTACTCTTggtcgggtggtagactcctaggAGCTTCGactcccagtcaagggttcgagtacccataggtggtgaaattccactagcgtgagtgtgtgaggtgtttgtgcgtgtgtaaaataaaattttaaaaaaaaaaaggctattgtaatgagctggagaaatggatgaacggtgttgatataccacaaacatcacggtgtgcccggATTGCAGGTTCCGCATCCAAACATCATGTATAATAATAATTCGTAGACTTGTTGAATAGAATCCAGTAGTCGGTCTGCAAATAATTGAATTACTCATTGCTTTGCTGTACAGGTCTGACCCACGTGGACGTGGACAGGAAGCAGCAAAAGCTGACGGTGGTGGGATACGTGGACCCAAACAAGGTATTGAGGAGGGTGAGGTGGCGGACTGGGAAGAAGGCTGAGTTATGGCCGTACGTACCATACAGCGTCGTGCCCCAACCATACGCACCTGGCGCGTACGATAAGAAGGCCCCTCCCGGCTACGTGCGGAATGTGGTGGACTCCTCGTCCTCTCTGGCACGTGCTAGTTCGACCGAGGCGAAGTTCACTGCTTTCAGCGACGACAACCCCAACGCGTGCGCCATCATGTAACTTGCCCTTCGTATATAGATTATACGTCCATGTATAATTTTTCTTGTGTGTGTTCCTGAAAAACAGTTGTGAAAACCAGCTCTACGGTTTTTGTGTGTATGCGCCAGCTCGTGTGTACTAGTATTAATATATATGGAGTGTTTTGTTCCTGTAATTCTTATATCATGAGATCTGTTACCTCCACTTTCTGATTTGACGATGATGGTTGTCCTACGGAGAGTAGCCACAGTTACCAGAGACAGGCTAAGGGCGTTGGCTCTTAGCTACTGACAGATAGCctgactcgctactgaagtgacgtcacaatgttatgtgggccccaccataatgtatgtgttgcatccacgctgtctatccattcTCAGAGATTATTTTGGGggatgaaccaaagaatgagtcagatccaaagcttgagtaaacccattacagaaaacagtagagattggaggccaaccattaaaaacttataggcCCACGGaaatttttgatcaagctgatatttgttttttcccttttttcatggtggacccttggaaggtttcagCGGTGTGCATTACTctctcactattttctgtggtgggtacaGCTCGACCTTTAAATCTCCTCATTCTTTGAcacattccctaaaatgatatctccaaatgaatgaatggtatagatacaatacaaacatcatggtggggtccacggatcatagtgacgtcacttcagtagtgaatcTGGCTACTGAAACtgtgagtagctaatccgcgtccgttg contains:
- the LOC131237140 gene encoding heavy metal-associated isoprenylated plant protein 26-like, which translates into the protein MGALDYLSDLFSFPRSNSSIKKRKQLQTVEIKVRMDCEGCERKVKKAVEGMKGLTHVDVDRKQQKLTVVGYVDPNKVLRRVRWRTGKKAELWPYVPYSVVPQPYAPGAYDKKAPPGYVRNVVDSSSSLARASSTEAKFTAFSDDNPNACAIM